In Bradyrhizobium symbiodeficiens, the genomic stretch AGCGCGACCGGCACGGTCGCCGGCTGATGCACGGCCAGCGCGAAGCGGTAGGGACCGGCGTCAATCTTGGACGTACGCATGCCACGCGCCAGGATGACGATGAACATGATGCCCGACGCCAGCAGGATGAAGCCGCCGATCGCCGACAGGGTGACGGAGAGTGCCTGCGGCGCGATCGCGGGATCGCCGAAGTCGAAATAGGCCATGCGGCGCGGCATGCCCAGAATGCCGACCCAGTGCCACGGGAACGTCGTGACGATCATGCCGATGAACCACAGCCAGAGCTGGGTCCGGATCAGCCTGACATCGATCAGCTCGCGTCCCGTCAAGTGCGGCCACAGATCATAGGCGATGGCGAAATACATGATCACGATGGCGCCGCCGAAGATCAGGTGGAAGTGGCCGGTGATCCACTGCGTGTTGTGGATCGACGCATCGAGCTGATAGCTCATGTTGATGAGGCCACCGGCGCCGCCAAAGCCGAGCATGACGAACGAGAACGCCAGCGCCAGCATCATCGGATTGTCCCAGGGCAGGGCCCTGATCCAGCCGAACATGCCGCGGCCGCCGCGCAGCCGCGCCGCGATCTCGACCGAGGCGCAGATCGTGAACACAGTCAGCAGCGTCGGCAGCGCGACCAGTGCCGTGAAGGCGGAATGGATGAACTTGAAGCCGGCACCGACCTGCGGGTCGGCGAAGGTGTGATGCATGCCGATCGGCATCGCTACCACCAGGAACAGGATGAAGGAGATCCGCGCCATGCTGTCGGAATAGACCCGGCCGCCGATCGCGCGCGGCACGATGGTGTAATAGGCGATGTAGGTCGGCATCAGCCAGAAATAGACGATGGCGTGCAGCGTCCAGGAGAAGAACACCCGGGCGAGGCCGGCATCGATAGTGCTTTTCAGGCCGGCCGCGACGGGAATGATCTGCAGCAGCAGCTCGAGCGCGGCGCCGACCGCGGTCCATGCCCACAAGTACGAACCCGCAACATTGGCGAACATGGCGAGCGGCACCGGGGCGCCGGGATGGGCCTTGCGCCAGACGCGCAGATTGACCGACATCAGCGCGACCCAGATCCACGAGCCGACCACGACTAGGACGACGCCGAG encodes the following:
- a CDS encoding b(o/a)3-type cytochrome-c oxidase subunit 1, which gives rise to MLVNRKLILAHFWLAFAVFGIALTLGAWQMFIRSPIGTWLSNPELYYRSLTAHGTVMGYVFPTLVAMGFGYAISEAALQQRLVGVRWAWTGFWLIVIGSIMAVIPIALGRASVLYTFYPPLIGNVFYYLGVVLVVVGSWIWVALMSVNLRVWRKAHPGAPVPLAMFANVAGSYLWAWTAVGAALELLLQIIPVAAGLKSTIDAGLARVFFSWTLHAIVYFWLMPTYIAYYTIVPRAIGGRVYSDSMARISFILFLVVAMPIGMHHTFADPQVGAGFKFIHSAFTALVALPTLLTVFTICASVEIAARLRGGRGMFGWIRALPWDNPMMLALAFSFVMLGFGGAGGLINMSYQLDASIHNTQWITGHFHLIFGGAIVIMYFAIAYDLWPHLTGRELIDVRLIRTQLWLWFIGMIVTTFPWHWVGILGMPRRMAYFDFGDPAIAPQALSVTLSAIGGFILLASGIMFIVILARGMRTSKIDAGPYRFALAVHQPATVPVALNTHALWVALMIGLTLTNYGYPILNLALSSGTSVPAVYVGAQ